Proteins encoded within one genomic window of Desulfonatronospira thiodismutans ASO3-1:
- a CDS encoding type IV pilus modification PilV family protein produces the protein MHNMLPLQKVPQERQTGFTLVEALIAMLILVVGIVGWMAAQDASVSNRGLSRTMTVATELVQSKIEELAGNPEAYCNSSLCSENEEIAIGGLKYEIEWDMEKINECGSILADANPMWVIKVKASWEYRGKKTRNVRRVVGGEKEEGC, from the coding sequence ATGCACAACATGCTACCATTACAAAAGGTTCCACAGGAGAGGCAGACCGGCTTTACCCTGGTGGAAGCACTCATTGCCATGCTCATTCTGGTGGTGGGTATTGTGGGCTGGATGGCGGCGCAGGATGCTTCGGTATCCAACCGCGGCCTCAGTAGGACCATGACTGTGGCCACGGAACTGGTCCAGTCCAAGATTGAGGAGTTGGCAGGGAATCCAGAAGCATATTGTAACAGTAGTTTATGCAGTGAAAATGAGGAGATAGCAATAGGTGGTTTAAAATATGAGATTGAATGGGACATGGAAAAAATTAATGAGTGTGGGAGCATCTTGGCAGATGCGAACCCTATGTGGGTGATAAAGGTAAAGGCCAGTTGGGAGTACCGAGGGAAAAAGACTAGAAATGTTAGACGCGTTGTAGGTGGCGAAAAAGAAGAAGGTTGCTAA